Proteins from a single region of Terriglobia bacterium:
- a CDS encoding helix-turn-helix transcriptional regulator, giving the protein MAFGIAVRKIRTERGISQERLAELADIHRTYIGDVERGTRNVALVNMCKIAAALDIRLSVLMHEAEKLR; this is encoded by the coding sequence GTGGCGTTTGGCATCGCTGTCCGGAAGATTCGGACGGAGCGAGGGATTTCACAGGAAAGACTTGCTGAACTCGCTGATATCCACCGTACCTATATAGGCGATGTTGAGAGGGGTACGAGGAATGTTGCCCTTGTGAATATGTGCAAGATCGCAGCTGCATTGGACATTCGTTTGAGTGTCTTGATGCACGAAGCTGAAAAGTTGAGATAA